AAAAAAATGACAAGTTCATAAAAggtttttctgtcctttttcaCTGTACCCCATCGCCCTCACACTTTGCCCTAAGCAAATATAGTTCAGAGGAAATAAGTATAATATACACACAGAACTTACTCTGCATTATCTGCAGACAAACATTAGCCCTAAATGGAAAAAGACATACCTCTACTTCTCTatcttttatttctgctcagaagaAAGCCAAAGAAGTCCTTGACTAATAAATTCTGTTGGTATGGCTATGAtgcaatgttaaaaaaaaaaaaaaaaagcttatttgaggattgaaaaacaaaaaagcaaactccTCAGTAATGGTTCTGTTGCAAACAGAAGAGTACAAAGTGTCCTGTAGCATTCTCCTGTAGACATCAAGGCACCACATTCCCAGTATCAGACAGTGACATTCATGCATCCAATAACTGCACCTCTTTACAATCCAGCCATTACTTTATGGAATCAAAGTCCTGTGGTGATGGGATAATAAATTTGCAGCAATAAACTATCATTTCACAGGCTCTAGTGTTTTACTGTTGAAAGTCTACATACCGAAATACGCTCTTCTTCCAGATGTGTCAGCTGTAAAGCTTCAAGTTTTAATTTGAGAGGCTAAATGCAGTCAGAATAGTCTTTTGCATTATTCCAGTGGATACCACTTCTAGACAGCTGGAGTCCAGCCCTGGGCATCAGGAAACTAGTGCTCTAATCCTAGTTCTAACACATACTTCCTTTACCAACTTGGCCAACTCACTCAAATTCTTTCTGCCTCACATCTCCGGATCTACAAAAGCTATTTGCTGCATCTGTTCCAAAGGAGCATCAAGGGATTTTAACCACAAATATCAGTGGAGTACTTTGAGATGCTCTAACAAAAATGCTGACCTACAAACTAATCATTACATCTTACTTGTGTCTGCTTTCTACCAAAGTTTACTAAGACTGGAGAAACTCTCCAGCATTCTTCTAACAATGAACTTGAACTTGGCAATGCAagttttttctccttatttttaaattaaaaactagAAATTTTTCAATTGTTGAAAATGAAGAACTAATGCTTTTCAAACACCTGTTTTGATGCCATAAATAGCAGAATTCTGGAATGTTTCCACTTCCCTGAGTATTTCCACTTATCTGACATTTACACGTAATCATGTTTAGAACTTAAACCCGTGCCAAGCCCAGGTTTATTTTGAGGGCAGCTCAGTTACACTTTATACAGGAACTAGTAAATTACAATACACCCACAAAGCTTTAACCCATCACCTGTCAGAACaatgtaaaagaaaatgcatttgttaACTAATTTCCAAGTATCCAGATAACCTGCTCAGGGGTGGCTGAAAGGTGAAATAACATGTACATTGCTCTCTTACTGTGCCATACAGAACTAGACTAAGCAAAAGGCAGAACTGCACATAATAACAATTTTCTCCTGATTACGATAAAAACCCCTGACTCTCAAACAGTTTTACCCTCACAAAGAGCACAAATTCTCATTTGTTATTACtcaaatgattaaaaaaaaattttccctgaACTTACTGTTCATGGACAGAAATCTGTGAACAATAAAACTCCCTGGCAAACTGGCACAGTCTCTATGAAAAGAGACGAAGATAAAGCCCAAGAGGTaaactctgggaaaaaaaagttctctGACTTCTGTTTCTGCAACAACCAAGAACAAGTCTTCTGGCTTTGGTCACACAATCATTCACCTTCTGGCACAAATCATGATACTGAAATCACTACAGAAACTGATGAAAACAAAGGTATTAACTGCAAATGAACAGACACACAAATGGCAGTGATCTCAGTGTCTCTGCATGATCAGAACCATGGCGAAATTCTGCTCCTAAGGTCAATCTCAGTCTGTTATTTTGATTATGGAAACTCCTCACTCCCTTTCCATTTATCTGCTCATACAGCTgataggaagattttttttttttaaatcatatttCTCTCTCTTAGGACAAGTCATGCTTaagtaaaaagagagaaaaaacaagcaGTAACACCAAATCTTAATGAATATCTTTAAATCGTCTCTTCCGTAATGGAACGTCCTACATCCTTCCTGATCCACCCTCTTGGCCTATCCATGGAtgtgggagaggaaaaaagtgcATTTCTCATATGTTCACACAAATAGAGGCTTGGAGCCCAAAAAGTCCTAATGCATATTTTCCATTTGTATATATAAAGCAGCCAATAAAAGGCTACACATACCAATTACCTTTTCTCTTCCTGACTTACTGTCAAGCAGTAAACAGAAATTAGCAGCTGCAGTGGTTTTTTATTCAGTATGTGTATATTAACTGATGACTCACCAAATAATTTGCAGCCCAGCATGCCAGTTAACTTGTCCTCCACAGACAGAAACACTATTTTAAAGAGAAAGTTAACAACTGTGCATCTTGCAGGCACACCAGCATGCATCAGAACAAGGTGAATATTCCTGGTGAATCACAACAGGATAGAGGAAAGGAGGTGGTTCCAAAAGCATACTGGAAGCTTTCTAAAATACTCAAATAAGTGACACattggggaggaggggaaaggtgGAGGCAGAGAACACAAGATTATCACAGTCAACCCACTTAGCCACATGGCCTTTTGTTGTACACCCTGCCTTCACACAGCAGGCAAGTCTTACACTGCATCAACAGCTTCACTACAGAGCtaggctgccttttttttttttttttttttttttttttaccccccttCCCACTCCTCTGTCAGAACACTTTGGGCCTGACtcagtattttatttcaaatggGGAATGGTAATCTATGACACATAGGCCAAAGATGGCAGGCAGCAAGTTTAGGGAGGGCTAGGACCTGAAACTTGCACTGAAAAGGGTATCTACAAAGAAGTATCTCCCAAATCCTGGCTCTCAGTGAGCTTCAGTGCCTGCAGGATTGGGGTGTCTCTGCCTCCTGCAAACAGATGCTCTGTAGTATCTTTAGGAATGTCTAGTAGAGTTTCTTCCAGCAGACCTCTCATTTGGAAAGTAAGCTGACAGTTCCTCCtttgcaggatcacagaattgtttgggttggaagggaccctaacgatcatctagttccaaccccctgcagatTATGTCCACCACGTAGTTAATGAGCCTGACATTACAATTTTGGCCAAACTTCTGTTACATCCTATCTGATCAGATGCAATCAGAAAGAAGTACAATCCAATTAAACTCTACAGAACTAAAGACCAATGCTCTACTCCTACAGCATTCATGATGCTGTTCTTTAGTGCAACATGACTTCTTCACTGACAGCATGGAATATTCTGCTATGAGTATTTGAAGACTGAACCACATATTTCACTCTATTTTTACTCAAGTCTGTTTAACAAACTCAGATTGGTTTGTCACTGCTTtgtcagaagaagaaataaaggaaaaccaCAATCAGACACAACAGGAATTTTCTGTGAGTTGCAGAAGTGTCATTTAATAAAAATGTGGGATTTGAATTCTTACTAATCTCCTAGGTCTTGAAAAACTACAAAACAAGAGGGCAAGTCTCCTTGATCTCAGAAGAGACATGACTCCTTTTCCATCTGAATAACAAAGAAGGTTCAAAGAAAATTCACAGCATTATTTTCCATAGCACCTGCTGCTGACTCTTAAGACTCCAAATGGAAAATTCAAGTCTCCCTCAGCATAATCTCAATCATTCTTCATCAACCACTAAAAACATCTGAATCCAATCTTTGCAACATGGGTTTAAGGCTAATTTTACACAAACAGTCAGGAGAGCAAATATGTGGCAGAAAAGATTCCAGCattaaaaaaagccccaaacaaaccaaccatattttcatttgtgtttcCATACTCTTGTGGTATTAATTTATGGTTCTGAATAAGCCAGAGGTTCTTGGGTTTCAGGCTATCACTGTCACAATCGTAAATCCTAACGCCCTCTGCAGCCAATGCTGTTAAGTGAAATTCCTGCTCTGCTACACAAAAAGGCAAGATAATAGAAACCATCCAACCAACCTTCTGCAAGCAAGACTGAGCATGCTCATGAGATATTTGGAGTGGCTAAAAGCCCTAGCTGCAGCTATCATGTGTCAGTTCAGGAATTTTTAGACTGGTAATGAATGAGTGCTTCTAACAAgcactgattctgtgacaaatcTGCCATACAAATAGTCTTGGTACATGCAATAAATGAGACAAATTAAGAGATGTCAAATTTCCTGTAGACAAAATGTGTAGCTTGTTGACTATGTTCACCCATCAAGTGCTTTCCAAGATATTAGATGAGTGATGCACACTCACAGCTGTTACACAGCACATCTTATAAGTCTAAGAGGTCTCACAAGTTTGGATTTGGTATGAACACAGCACATGGATGACTTGTCCAGGCTCTGTAGAAACTGTTGGAAACCCAGAAGACTAGCAAAACTTTTACAGTAAGTCTGTTGGGACTGCTACAGATCCAAAGATCCTGCAAAATTCAAAATATCAACTTCTACATGAAGGATATTCAGattataaataattaaataattaatgaAAGCTGTAAGGGAGCTCCTGAAAAGTACACAGGCTTCTGGAAATAAATCATCTCAGCACTTGCTATTTTGCTGCTCCACAGGAACCATGAGAGGACTCTTGAGCTGTAATCCTCCTGCACTAAACCTCCAAAAGAAAATTTCTAAAGCAAAATCCAGTTTTAAATCTGAAAGTGCACATCAATAACCCTAAATTGATCTTGCTATTTGCATAAACAACTACATAGAAACTGATGTGTATTCGTGTGCTCAGGGAGCACCCCAAGTAAGATAAATCAGTAGAGTGAATAGAGAGGTAGTTGGAAGTAAGTGAAGATTAGTGATTGTAACCAGAGAGACCACTGACGTTTAAGGAAATGGAAGTACACAATCTTGCACTAACAAAGAAACCAATAAAAGATCAGCAGGAACTCTTCCAGCACCTACATGTAGAAATTTGTATTTGAAATAAGAAGCTGCTCGCTAAACAAGTTGCCCATTCTAATGGGAAAGAACATATTGATTTACTTCATCCCTACACAGGCCAGTGTCCAGTAATAGCAAACTGTTCTTGTTACTGCTGAAGAACACAATGAACTTGAGTATGTACCACTATGATGGCCAGAAAGCACATTAAATCCAAACGATTTAAAATTACTGtccattgcttttgttttgcataCTGCCCTACTGAAGCATCTCTTCCTCCACACGTGCATCCTCTGCATCTGTAGTGGGAAAAGAATTCACCACACCCCCAAGGGAAAGGAGTTCAGAGAGCACATTTACAGGCTCTCCTCAGTACAAAACCCCAGGAGGGCTGGGATTTTGGCTGGCGTAATTTAGCCTCCTGCCCAACTCCACCGGGAGAGACTCTCCCGGGCGTAGCTGCCCCGGTAAAGCTGCAAGAGTCACAGGTAGCGGAAGCCCCTTCGCCTCCTCTGGAGCCGCAACCGCCTCGCTCCCCAAAAGCCAGGCCGCAGCACCCTggccccacagccctccccatTTGCCTCTGAGAAGCCGGAGAGAAGCAGCTCCTTCCACGTCCCTCCCTAGGGCCTACAAACCAAGACCTCGCCCTTCGTCAGGTCCTATCGCCGGCTGTACCCACAGCAGCGCCCAGGCCGCCTCAGCCGCCATTTTGCCAGCCCCGCCAGCCCGGGCTGTTGTTAGCGCGGCGCCGAGCAGCGCAGGCGCAGAGTCGCCGgccctggcaggcagcatgGAGGACGCGCTGAAGCGGGAGTTGGGCACTGCGGTGCTCCGACCGACGGGGCATTCGGGGGGTGGCTGCATCAGCCAGGGCCAGAGCTACGACACGGACCATGGCCGGGTGTACGTGAAGAGCAACTCCAAGGCGGAGGTGTGGGGGATAGGGTTCGAGGGTGGGGTGCGTGTGGCGGAGCCCGTGGCCGTGAGGCAGCTGTGAGGGCAGTCGCGCTGGGCACCGGTCCCGGCCTCATCTTGAGGGAGGGAGATTTGCCGGCTGGCCTAAGGCTGTAAAATTTCCACCACCGGTGTCGGGGAGGTGTCGGGCCGCCGGAGTTAGAGGTCGGCTTCGTTTGGCAGCTTCTGCCCTGTGAGGATCAGTCTGGCGActgctgaggggctggggcCTGGTTTGTGGCCACGGTGCCCGGGGATGGGGAGGCCGCGGTGGCGGTAAGCATGGGGATGGGAAGTAGCATTTCGGGTGCGATGCTGCTTAGGATCAGTATTATTTGTCTAGGGCTTGCGGTACACTGGAATGCTGTTGTCAGTTGTAGCTGGGGTTACGGTGGTACCACTGTGGCTGCACATGCTGTGCGTGTGTCTCAGGCAACCTAGAAGATAAAAAATTGTTTAAAGAGGGTATATATCCTACATAAGAAGGAGCTTTTCTCAGTAAATTATGTTTTCCACAATTGTTGTCCAAGATTTTCTACATTGTCCTTTCAATGCCTGGTGCCGCTGTGTAGGATGTAGATATCTGCGTTTGATAGAAATGTAATGCAACATAGCTGTATGGCATCCTCGTTTGAAAAGCAGAGATCAGGTGGAATTTACTTTAAAGGTACTTTACACTTGTGGCTGTCGAGCAGCTTCACTAGAAGAACAAAAATCAGGACTTGCATTTGTCTTTAATATCAAACAAATGTTTTTGAAAGCATGTACTTTATTCCATGTATGTCTGTGCTTTCTGATTATATCAGGGAGCTGGGTGAATGCACTGAGGTGATAACACGGGAAAATACAGAAGGGCTATCCTGTTTTAGATTAGGCTGAAAATAGTTTGAATTGATAGCAATACAGCCCTTGCACTTAGGCCTTTGTTAATTGTGTATTTAGGTGTACAATCCAGCTAGGTACAAGGTAGGGCTCGGAAAAAAGATCTGGATAGATTTTCTATTCAGTAACCGTTTCACTTTTTGTGCTTTTGGCTTTGTCTGGATTCTGAGTGCTGATTGAAGCACACTTTGCCAAACTATTAtaaagctgtgctgtgtgtgcagcagtgtgtgtacatcaGCAGTTTCTTTAGAAAACACTGGTTTTTACTCTATTAAAGTTAACAGCTGACTTTAAACTGCTTTAGACAGAGATACAGTGTTTACTGATTTCCTCTGAGCAAAGCTAGCTCATGGCAGCAGTTCTTCATTCTTCATCTCCTGTAGGCTTTGGAATTTTTAGTCTATGTCTATTGCAAATTGTCCTTTGACTGTGTTCCATCTCTTGGTACAAAAAGGCTGTAAAATTGCTGTCAAGTCTGGTGGTGTGGAACACTCTGTATCTTTTATGTGCAGTAACCACTTACCCAAGACTTTATTTAGCATTTACAACCTTGATTGGCTTTGTGAAAGAGCTTTGTCTACTTGTGAGTGGTGTTCGTAGAGGCTAATTTTTTCCTTCAATATTTGGCAGGCCAGAAGGATGTTTGAGGGAGAAATGGCAAGTTTGGAAGCCATCTTGAAAACACAGACAATAAAAGTGCCTAAACCCATCAAAGTTATAGACCTGCCTGGGGGTGGTACTCTGTTTGCAATGGAACACTTGGAAATGAGGGGCTTAAACAGGTAAAACACAGTATTAATCTTTACATCCTTTAATTAGAAATTCTGACTTCTATGACAGTTAAGTCACTTGTTTGCAGAGGGGAAgcttgattttttaaaaaatttcttttaattgtaAATCAAGTTAACATACATTTGGGAAATTAATCAGCAGAGAGCTATATAATACTTTATAGTGTTTCACCTGGTGCATTGGTTGTACATCAAGAAGTGagtgtgggtttttgtttagttttgaatttatttgggctttttttggcTGTTTGAATTCTTTTTTTAGTCAGTTAGTAAAGAAAGTGACCTACCTGTGTACTCACCTTTGATATAAGAACAGTATTTAATATTGCTTGTCATGAGTAGAGGCACTCCCCAGATATTTTTACAACTCTTACCTTGATGTTGATAGTTTCACACTTTTGACCCTATTCTGTGGCAAACACTTGAGTAAGTTCAAATATGATGAAGATTTTTGTCTGATTCCATTAAAGAGGTGAgcatgacaactttctcctcccagTCACAGAAATTCTGCAGCTGGCTTAAACTCTTATCCCTCAACCTGGTCATCTGCAGAATTTCTAAATCATGAAAAGCCCTCAGTGAGCTCCAAGAGCAAGAGCAGAAATCCTCATGTGTTTGGGCTGATTGAGATGAAAAATGTGCAAACACAACATTTGGCATACAGATTTCAGGGGATAACTACAATCTGTGTCAACAGGAACAAAGTGAAGAAATACCTTTGCCTTAAATGACAGTGCCTTTCCCCAGTGGGGAAAGATTTGAGACttgaaagacaggaaaatacaCATACTTCTTTTACTTGCTAGCTAATCTTTTCATGTAGCTCCTGGGATATCAGGAACTGGATTCATTTATGTGTCATGTTGCTAATACTACCTCTTTCTCAGACATTCAGCAAAGCTCGGAACACAACTGGCTGATCTCCACCTTCATAACCAGCAACTTggagagaagctgaaaaaagaagagagcacAATTGGTACAGTACACAGCTGCTTGCAAATGTAACCTAATTAACAACTCGCTACAAAATAGTTAAAATAACTTTTGTTATTTCAGGATAAGTTCACCTTCTTCCACTaaagatattaggaaaatagaTTTGGCTGAAACACAGACAAGggttgttttgcatttttttctcttacgtTTACTCTATTTGGATCTCACTAAGTAAAACATTTGTTCAGTTCAGTTAGTGGGATTCCAAACCACAGTTTCTGCAAGGATAGAGTATCACAGGAGTTATGTTACCTCAAAATATGATTATGAAGATTATAATATAGCTGCTTTACATCAAGCTCTAAACTTAGAAGCCAACAGCAACAACCCCTGTAACAGATTataaagggtttttttattcTCACTAGAATCAGCACTGTACCCTTGCATAGTTTTTAAGGTCCATTTGCATTGTAGATATTTAGAATCTTGTCATTAGTATTGGATTTTTGTCTTTGGTTTGAAAGGTAAAGGTCAAGGGCAAATGGAAGTCCAGTTTGTGGATCAATTTGGCTTTCATACAGTTACCTGCTGTGGCTATCTCCCACAGGTAGGTTGTACTTCATCAGACTGATAGCATTGTAAGTTTAAGATATTTTCCCTTCAGTgacacaaaagggacaaaattATTATAATGGAAGTTAATTTATTTCTGTGGAatcataaaagaaaaatcattgtTCAGCCTGCTAAGGAAAGTAGTGCTTTAGAcagcacttccagcttcattggACATTCATAGTTCTTAAATCTCTTGGGCTATATCACTtagagaaaattatttattgCCCCAGTTTTATGTTTTTTGGTAATATTCTATAAAACAGTAGCATTTACTGTCCTGTATGATACCAGCACAAAGGCTGTGTAGTTCTCCAAAgctttatttgaaaaaaaagaaaatctgttttgtGCAGTGTAGAGCTGACGTCTGCAGTCCTGTTCCTTCAGGTGAATGACTGGCAAAACGACTGGGTGACTTTCTTTGCCAAGCAAAGAATCCAGCCCCAGATGGACATGATCGAGAAGAATTCAGGAGACAGAGAAGCAAGAGAGCTTTGGGCACAGCTTCAGGTGGGTGAAATTATCTCGGTTCTCATTTTAATGACAAGCTAGGCATCAGTTGTTTAGACTTCCTTTCTAAAACAGAGTTCCTATTGGTATGCTCCATGCTGTCTTACTAAGTGATTCCAACTTTTGGGGTCTAAAATGCTCTTTATTCTAAGGCATAATGGCTTTGCCACATCACCCTATGCTAGTATTCCAAAATGAATGTTGCCAAATAGCACTTCACTTCACTGTTTGGGAAATACTAGATTGAGTTCACAGTCTTTGTTTCCTGTAACATGTTCATGAGAAATGTGTATAAGCAGTACTCTTCTGCACCTCATCTGTTCATTTAACGTTTGCATCTGTTTAAGTGACTACAGTATTAGCTATTTGGATGCTACTACTCTGTAGAAATTTCTTCAAGGTTGGTGAGAGACCTCTCAGCCTTCTAATGATGAAGtgggtggtggttgttgttaATAAAGCTGATCAATATTGCAGTCAAACACAggttcttttttaaattttttatttttttttccaagaagtGTTTGGTTGACtattcttcagctgctggcttttAGAAAAATGGAAATCCTCTTGATTTTCTCAACATCTCTGTTGACTGGGTCCTGTGCTGTTTCAAGTTATGTTTTTTACACGCCTTTAAGAAGTTTCAATTCATGTTCTGCATGTATGCAGATAAAACTCTGCAGTCATTCACCTTAAAATGTAACACTTTAGATACAttgcttttttccctctgcagctgaagaTACCCAGCTTGTTCTGTGACGTAGAAATTGTTCCTGCTCTCCTGCATGGAGATCTCTGGGGAGGAAATGTGGCTGAGGATGATTCGGGACCAATTATCTTCGATCCAGCTTCTTTCTACGGCCATTCAGAGTATGAGCTTGCAATAGCTGGGATGTTTGGTGGCTTCAGCAATTCTTTTTACTCTGCTTATCACAGTAAAATTCCCAAAACTGCAGGGTTTGAGAAACGCCTAAAGCTTTATCAGCTTTTTCACTACATGAACCATTGGAACCATTTTGGTACAGGGTACAGAGGGTCTTCTCTAAACATTATGAGAAACCTTCTAAAGTGAATTCCTGCTGAGGCAGAATACTTGCTGTGTTGCTTGGAAAACCCCAGACTTGGCAGTGCAACTACAGTAGTAGTAATGTTTAAAAAAGCTACTAGACCCTTGACCTTGTTGCACAGCTAAAGACCTAGAATCAGTGAGTCTTGGTGAATGCCAGGTGTAACTTAGTCATCCCTGGGAATAATTTTATGAGTGAAATATCAAAGGAAGGAGTTTGTTCAATTGCACAAAAGATCTGTCAGTGTCAAGAAAGCACTGAATACTTTGAGATAATGCAAACCAAGCACTCAAGTACAAATGATTTGGGAGAAATTCTGTCTTAGGGACCACTTGTGCTTCAGAGTAGAGAAATACCAGATGTTTTTTTTTGCATCCTAATGGAAAACTCTAGAGAAATGTTTATTAAATggaaaatcacatttttttaGTTACTGTGGAGATGGCTAAAAAAGTTGCTCCTTGcttttttgctgtttctcccccctccccaactttctgaTAGATTGCTCAGACTCTTTGAGCTCCTCATGTCAAGTTACATGCATGAGAACAATATTAACAAAATATTTAGAAAGTCAACCAGAAAATTCTGGAATAGGAGCTGTGAAAAATAATTTGGACTTGCTATTGATTATGATGAAGTGATTCTATTGGATGGAGAGTGCTTCCTGTTCTGTTACAAAGCTGTGTGAAAATACTCATAATTTTTTCTGGCATGTGCATTTTGGTGCCTGGTGGCATTTTTAGGCTGCTTTGTGCTTGCCAGTCAGCAGGCTCTTAACTATAGCTGTTCTGTTTTGACTAGAACTTGGTCTCTTTGTTTTTGGATCATCCTTTTGTCTAGTAGAGAACATTCTTAAAGACACTCTACACATTCATGTCCTGTGAAGATCTACTCTCTCACTAACACAAACTGAAGATGTTCTTCTTAGCTGTTGTCAGTGCCCACAGGATAACACCGCCTGGTTCCTGATGCAGGCTTCACACCAGTTTTTTGTAATTTAGACTCCAGGTGCCATAAGCTAAGATTTTTCTTCAGTCCCCACAAAGTGCACTTTTTAGCTCTTGGGATAAGAGATGTGAAGCCCAAGGTaactgacagagcagcagctctacaCCATTGTCAGAAGTTCTCTAAGGAcagctttgcagagcagctATTCCTTACACCCACTGATGGTAATGCTGCAGTTGTACACTTTTTGATGTAGGCTGGTAATGACATTTCAGTGCAAACATACCAGGTAGGTGAGAGAGATGCATGATTCCTAGCATGCATGTGGAGTGTTTgggaattactttttttaattaaagatgtTTTTCACTGGATATTGGCAAACCACTAAGAGATTTTTATTTGCTGGTTTTGCAGTTATTTATATAACTAAGTTTAGAGAAAGCTATTGCTTGATATGACTTTCCTTCCTTAATTCTACTACTCTTATCACTGGCTGTTTAACTTTTGCAACAAAAAGTTTTACAGCCTTGCTTGGTAGAATAGCTTTTACTTTGTTGCTTAAATAAAAAGTTTCCCTGCTAATTATTGTTGTCTCTGTTTTCTCTATTTAAACCTTACAGCTTGTGTTCATTCCTGAGGAGCTCCTTGCTCCCACCTGTAAAAGATCCTTAGTTTGTTAGTCAGTTATGGTCATCAGGGGTGTTGATGGGAACATGGCTGTGGATTTTAATCTGGAGCAGTGTGTCACTGAAGAAATGTCCATGCTGTTTGGTTACAGTGTCATTTGAGGACTTATCTGTGCCTTCCAACTTTTTGTATTGCACCAGTTGTTTGGATGTTGTTGATTCTATGTCCATGCCCATATCTTTAACTCATTCATCCACGCTTAACACTTCTGAGTGCAGCTGATGGAAGAAATGCTCTGGATTTTTAGCCAGCTGTCAGTCAGGTTAGATTA
The Indicator indicator isolate 239-I01 chromosome 29, UM_Iind_1.1, whole genome shotgun sequence genome window above contains:
- the LOC128976456 gene encoding ketosamine-3-kinase-like, whose protein sequence is MEDALKRELGTAVLRPTGHSGGGCISQGQSYDTDHGRVYVKSNSKAEARRMFEGEMASLEAILKTQTIKVPKPIKVIDLPGGGTLFAMEHLEMRGLNRHSAKLGTQLADLHLHNQQLGEKLKKEESTIGKGQGQMEVQFVDQFGFHTVTCCGYLPQVNDWQNDWVTFFAKQRIQPQMDMIEKNSGDREARELWAQLQLKIPSLFCDVEIVPALLHGDLWGGNVAEDDSGPIIFDPASFYGHSEYELAIAGMFGGFSNSFYSAYHSKIPKTAGFEKRLKLYQLFHYMNHWNHFGTGYRGSSLNIMRNLLK